From Flavobacterium sp. 102, a single genomic window includes:
- a CDS encoding T9SS type A sorting domain-containing protein: MSTKFKKIKKDWLLLCFVLFSFVTSYSQAHLTYTITNFTSTTNTLSYDVYITNDGTTQIKLANLSIGINYSSLILNGSTNATGNNTNYTYEAGSRSEGLNGLNPYANVLHQYSATKNHLRFQTSSPATIDNSPVLTIGVPYKIGRFTFANAGGVNWTSQSNALLAFQGAAQGGYATTQATVYVGTNISSTTYGVGANLSFSYVNSPYLLNTCTNTSSSITETACGSYTWTAGNGQTYTESGTYTSETPIGGGCTDTKTLNLTIIQPTAPTVSLSSSDGDNTFAYGTSVTFTANAGNLGGGTASYDFKVNGVSVQNGASNTYTVSTANENNLANGNQVSVSITVTGGTCLSTPTADSNVIANTVTGAYFTNITNYCGQTLPAVGSRIKCSVPSGVVGVLGYRFKVTNNVTAMSTTVDSNVASFNMGMINSSVFAYGTSYNVQVAAIVNGVLQPYSSGVCVITTPSVPSNQVTSLCGQTLESLNTRIYASTVSGSVLYRWRVALSTAPTTYFTLTTTSSSFRLTNVPNLNVTFGKTYLVEVQSDVVINGVSFTSDYSTVCNVSTPAASTISVSANQCGQTLTTILDRIYVNSVPNAVNYTYRVQKVGSAQAYDFTTSFTSFRLNNFPSLSLTYDSEYNVSVMVQLLIDGVYYESEFSEPCIIRTPLFPTVGLQSSQCSDGNEQTPGPYQVQSNSELIYSEFVSGASYEFLLQQLVNGVPTGTPLSTTRSGNYFSLDMIDGELADTDYVVYVKLLHYGEGPVGKDCIIRTPSVATKMVVTSAFAAKAYPNPFANNFLIDLTTESQSSVSIKVYDMVGRLVESHESKASNLSSFPIGDRYPSGVYNVVVTQDEEVKTLRVIKR; encoded by the coding sequence ATGTCTACAAAATTTAAAAAAATTAAAAAAGATTGGTTATTGCTTTGTTTTGTTTTGTTTTCGTTTGTTACTTCGTATTCACAAGCGCACCTTACTTATACAATAACAAATTTTACATCAACTACAAATACTTTGTCTTATGATGTTTACATTACTAATGATGGTACTACTCAAATTAAACTTGCAAATTTAAGCATAGGTATTAATTATAGTTCACTCATATTAAATGGTTCAACAAATGCTACTGGTAATAATACCAATTATACATACGAGGCTGGTTCTCGTTCAGAAGGACTAAATGGTTTAAATCCATATGCCAATGTACTTCATCAGTATAGCGCAACTAAAAACCATTTGCGTTTTCAGACTTCTTCACCTGCAACTATTGATAACTCACCAGTGTTGACTATAGGTGTTCCATATAAAATTGGACGCTTTACTTTTGCAAATGCTGGAGGTGTAAACTGGACAAGTCAAAGTAATGCTTTGTTAGCTTTTCAAGGAGCTGCACAAGGAGGATATGCAACTACTCAGGCAACTGTTTATGTCGGTACCAATATAAGTAGTACTACCTATGGTGTAGGTGCTAATTTGTCATTTTCTTATGTTAATTCACCCTACTTGTTGAATACATGTACAAATACCTCTAGTTCTATTACAGAAACAGCATGTGGTTCTTATACTTGGACAGCTGGTAACGGTCAAACTTATACTGAAAGTGGTACTTACACTTCAGAAACTCCAATTGGAGGCGGTTGTACTGATACTAAAACTTTGAATTTAACTATTATTCAACCAACAGCTCCAACGGTTTCGTTAAGCAGCAGTGATGGCGATAATACATTTGCCTATGGCACGAGTGTTACTTTCACGGCCAATGCCGGAAATTTAGGTGGCGGTACTGCGAGTTATGATTTCAAGGTAAATGGTGTATCGGTTCAAAATGGTGCTTCTAATACATATACTGTTAGTACAGCCAATGAGAATAACTTGGCCAATGGTAATCAGGTTAGTGTTAGTATCACAGTAACGGGAGGCACTTGTTTATCGACACCAACCGCCGATAGTAATGTTATAGCCAATACCGTAACAGGAGCTTATTTTACCAATATCACTAATTATTGTGGTCAGACTTTACCGGCAGTTGGTTCAAGAATAAAATGTTCTGTGCCAAGTGGCGTTGTAGGTGTTTTAGGTTATCGATTTAAAGTGACCAACAATGTTACGGCTATGTCTACTACAGTAGATAGCAATGTTGCCAGTTTTAATATGGGCATGATTAACAGTAGTGTTTTTGCATACGGAACAAGTTATAATGTTCAAGTAGCGGCTATCGTTAATGGCGTTTTACAGCCTTATAGCAGTGGCGTATGTGTTATCACTACTCCAAGTGTTCCATCGAATCAAGTAACTTCATTATGTGGTCAGACTTTAGAGTCTTTGAATACAAGAATTTATGCTTCTACTGTTTCAGGTTCTGTACTTTATAGATGGAGAGTTGCTTTGTCTACAGCACCAACGACTTATTTCACACTTACTACAACTTCATCAAGTTTTAGATTGACCAATGTACCTAATTTGAATGTTACTTTTGGTAAGACTTATTTGGTAGAAGTTCAATCGGATGTTGTAATCAATGGAGTGTCATTTACCTCAGATTATAGCACAGTTTGTAATGTAAGTACACCGGCGGCTTCTACTATCAGCGTTTCAGCTAATCAGTGTGGTCAGACTTTGACGACTATCTTGGATAGAATTTATGTTAACTCGGTACCGAATGCGGTGAATTATACCTACCGTGTACAGAAAGTAGGTAGTGCACAAGCTTATGATTTCACAACTAGTTTCACAAGTTTCCGTTTGAATAATTTCCCATCATTGTCATTGACTTATGATTCTGAGTATAATGTTTCGGTAATGGTACAACTCCTTATCGATGGCGTTTATTATGAATCAGAATTTAGTGAGCCATGTATCATCAGAACACCATTATTCCCAACGGTAGGTCTTCAGTCTTCACAATGTAGTGATGGAAATGAGCAGACTCCTGGGCCTTACCAAGTACAATCAAATTCAGAACTTATTTACAGTGAGTTTGTGTCGGGCGCTTCTTATGAGTTCTTATTACAACAATTAGTGAATGGAGTACCAACAGGAACACCATTAAGCACTACACGTTCCGGAAACTACTTTTCTTTGGATATGATTGACGGCGAGTTAGCAGATACGGATTATGTGGTTTATGTGAAATTGCTTCACTATGGCGAAGGTCCTGTGGGTAAAGATTGTATTATCAGAACACCATCAGTAGCTACTAAAATGGTTGTTACATCAGCGTTTGCTGCTAAAGCATATCCAAACCCATTTGCAAACAACTTCTTGATTGATTTGACTACAGAGAGTCAATCATCAGTAAGTATCAAGGTTTATGATATGGTTGGAAGATTAGTAGAATCACATGAGTCAAAAGCCTCTAACTTAAGTTCTTTCCCAATAGGAGATAGATACCCAAGTGGCGTTTACAATGTGGTTGTTACTCAAGATGAAGAGGTGAAAACCCTTCGAGTGATTAAAAGATAA
- a CDS encoding MBG domain-containing protein, with protein MKNILLFRKPIWLLLICLSLNTAWAQGPIMTWDFTANNNAVTNLPGGTTTISSNGISFASTGCTGNGYGGSAWAAGDYIQILAPTTGYEITTMTLNVRSSNTGPAAFNVQYSSTGTSGTFTTLSTLSSTNASSCASRTIDFSSINALDNNPNVVIRLVCRSDGEADGNPSSGNPASGGTFRMDDVVINGVAIPTCTSQTITALATPVTKTFGDATYSVFTNATPSGLTVTYGTSNGSVASVDANGIVTIQGAGTATITASQAGDGTYCAANPVTQALTVNKATPTITTNPTASNITFGQTLVASSLTGGSVSVLGTFAFTTSSTAPNAGTASYSVTFTPTDTANYNTITTSVNVTTDKATPTITASGFQSLEYNGSPQGPDSSTTSSTGTRSYSYSGTTYGSVAYGPTAVKPTNAGDYNVVATVAEDDNYLSASSAAYSFTIAKAGLTVTADDKTAVQNSSIPSFTVSYTGFVNGEDETDLITAPTADSPTANIAVVNNYSIVATGGVSDNYNFTYVDGSFSVTSASQPVCPSGTTIAPGNDQIVCEGSVATLLTATAATSGINGTPTIQYQWYYNLTDDNTVLGATQIDGATSSTYSPSTATVETRYYFCVAYAVDNECVQNSGLQALASNTVKVEVIDTPEATINPSGSITLCEGNSAVLTANASESYLWSNGATTQAINVGVSGDYSVVVTAANGCQSPVSEVTSVTVNPLPATPTITPSGSTTLCAGESVTLTSSVGDAYLWSNDEETSSIEVSTSGNYSVQVIDSNGCLSNSSEEIIVTVSSALVVGSVSNLDVPAPGANHVVISQIYGGGGNSGATYRNDFVELYNSSDNSVSLTGWSIQQASATGTTWTEVNLSGTIPAKGYYLIQGASGGAVGALLPTPDATSLFNIGVGSGKIALSNATTSYDGTSCPSAALIDFIGFGSSANCSETSPGPLHTNTTATVRINGGCTDTNNNATDFTATTPSPRNTSSSTYTCTVSSSVETICSGTAPSTITVSSASGSTGSYTYQWYRFDGITTAPTGSVIPETWTLVGSGASFSPVALTQDATFACFVTPQDCAGAWSNGQRQVTVNALPTASIVETDASGVANNDSTVCSGDSATLTASGGTSYSWNTNPIQTTAAIVVSPTAETAYTVTVTNANGCSASAQATIMITPLTTPTVSLVSSDADNTFAYGTSVTFTANAGNLGGGTASYDFKVNGVSVQDGASNTYTVSTANENNLANGDQVSVSITVTGGTCLSTLTVDSNVIANTVTGAYFTNITNYCGQTLLAVGSRIKCSVPSGVVGVLGYRFKVTNNVTAMSTTVDSNVASFNMGMINSSVFAYGTSYNVQVAAIVNGVLQPYSSGVCVITTPSVPSNQVTSLCGQTLESLNTRIYASTVSGSVLYRWRVALSTAPTTYFTLTTTSSSFRLTNVPNLNVTFGKTYLVEVQSDVVINGVSFTSDYSTVCNVSTPAASTISVSANQCGQTLTTILDRIYVNSVPNAVNYTYRVQKVGSAQAYDFKTSFTSFRLNNFPSLSLTYDSEYNVSVMVEILIDGVYYESEFSTPCIISTPPFPTVGLQSSQCSDGNEQTPGPYQVQSNSELIYSEFVSGASYEFLLQQLVNGVPTGTPLSTTRSGNYFTLDMIDGELADTDYVVYVKLLHYGEGPVGKDCIIRTPSVATKMVVTSAFAAKAYPNPFANNFLIDLTTESQSSVSIKVYDMVGRVVDQRSVAVSDMKSMTIGEQYPSGVYNVIITQGEEVKTLRVIKR; from the coding sequence ATGAAAAATATTTTACTTTTTAGAAAGCCTATTTGGCTTTTGTTGATTTGTCTCTCGCTCAACACGGCTTGGGCACAGGGTCCCATAATGACTTGGGACTTCACAGCAAACAACAATGCGGTTACTAATTTGCCGGGAGGAACAACGACTATTAGTTCAAACGGTATATCATTTGCATCGACAGGTTGTACAGGTAATGGTTATGGAGGGTCAGCTTGGGCAGCAGGTGATTATATCCAAATTCTTGCACCTACAACAGGTTACGAAATTACAACAATGACTTTAAATGTAAGGAGTTCAAATACTGGGCCGGCAGCATTTAATGTACAATATAGTTCAACTGGTACAAGCGGAACTTTTACTACACTTTCCACTTTATCTAGTACAAATGCTTCTTCATGTGCATCAAGAACGATTGATTTTTCTTCAATAAACGCATTAGATAATAATCCAAACGTAGTTATACGACTTGTATGTAGAAGTGACGGAGAAGCGGATGGTAATCCTTCTAGTGGTAACCCTGCAAGTGGAGGGACATTCCGTATGGATGATGTTGTTATAAATGGAGTTGCAATACCTACATGTACTTCTCAAACCATAACGGCTTTAGCTACACCGGTTACTAAAACTTTTGGTGATGCAACTTATAGTGTGTTCACTAATGCTACTCCATCCGGTCTTACCGTTACTTATGGAACTAGTAATGGTAGTGTGGCTTCGGTTGATGCAAATGGAATCGTTACAATTCAAGGTGCTGGTACTGCTACAATCACCGCTTCACAAGCGGGTGATGGTACTTATTGTGCTGCCAATCCTGTTACTCAGGCATTGACGGTTAATAAAGCTACTCCAACGATTACAACAAACCCAACAGCTTCAAACATAACTTTCGGTCAGACCTTGGTTGCTTCTAGTTTAACAGGCGGCTCCGTAAGTGTGCTTGGGACTTTTGCTTTTACAACTTCTAGTACAGCACCTAATGCAGGTACGGCCAGTTATAGTGTGACTTTTACACCAACAGATACGGCTAATTACAATACAATTACAACGAGTGTTAATGTAACTACGGATAAAGCGACTCCGACTATAACTGCTTCCGGTTTCCAATCACTTGAATATAATGGCTCACCACAAGGACCTGATTCTTCTACGACTAGTTCTACAGGAACACGTTCTTACAGTTATTCAGGAACTACTTATGGATCGGTAGCTTATGGTCCAACCGCAGTGAAGCCAACCAATGCCGGTGACTATAATGTTGTAGCAACGGTTGCTGAAGATGATAATTATCTAAGTGCTTCTTCTGCGGCATACAGTTTTACAATTGCTAAAGCAGGCTTAACCGTAACTGCTGATGATAAAACTGCAGTACAAAATTCAAGTATTCCATCATTTACTGTTAGTTACACAGGTTTTGTAAATGGAGAGGATGAGACTGATTTGATTACTGCACCAACAGCAGATAGTCCAACGGCCAATATAGCTGTAGTGAATAACTATAGCATAGTTGCTACTGGTGGTGTTTCTGACAATTATAATTTTACTTATGTAGATGGTAGTTTTAGTGTAACTTCTGCTTCTCAACCTGTTTGTCCATCCGGTACTACTATTGCGCCAGGTAATGATCAAATCGTTTGTGAAGGTTCGGTTGCTACATTGCTTACAGCTACTGCTGCTACTAGCGGTATAAACGGAACCCCAACCATACAATACCAATGGTATTACAACTTAACTGATGATAATACTGTTTTAGGTGCTACTCAAATTGATGGCGCAACTTCAAGTACTTATTCTCCATCGACAGCCACTGTAGAAACTCGTTATTATTTCTGTGTCGCGTATGCTGTTGATAATGAATGTGTTCAAAATAGTGGTTTACAAGCTTTGGCTTCCAATACTGTAAAAGTAGAAGTTATCGATACACCGGAAGCTACAATAAATCCTTCAGGATCAATCACTTTATGTGAAGGCAACAGTGCTGTTTTAACTGCAAATGCAAGTGAAAGTTATTTATGGTCAAACGGAGCTACTACACAAGCTATCAATGTAGGTGTTTCAGGTGATTATTCGGTTGTTGTAACTGCAGCTAATGGTTGTCAAAGTCCGGTTTCAGAAGTAACTTCTGTAACTGTTAATCCTTTACCAGCTACTCCAACGATTACTCCTAGTGGCTCAACAACTTTGTGTGCGGGAGAAAGCGTAACCTTAACTTCAAGTGTAGGTGATGCTTATTTGTGGTCAAATGATGAAGAAACCTCTTCTATAGAAGTTTCCACTTCGGGTAATTATAGTGTTCAAGTTATTGATAGTAATGGTTGTTTAAGTAATTCTTCGGAAGAAATTATTGTTACTGTAAGTTCGGCATTGGTTGTTGGAAGTGTTTCAAATTTGGATGTTCCTGCTCCTGGAGCAAATCATGTAGTTATAAGTCAAATATATGGTGGTGGCGGAAATTCAGGGGCTACCTATAGAAATGATTTTGTAGAATTATACAATTCAAGCGACAATAGTGTTTCTTTAACCGGATGGTCAATTCAACAAGCATCTGCGACGGGTACAACATGGACTGAAGTTAATCTGTCAGGTACTATACCAGCGAAAGGATACTATTTAATTCAAGGAGCTTCCGGCGGAGCTGTTGGGGCACTTTTACCAACGCCAGATGCTACTTCATTATTCAATATTGGAGTTGGTAGTGGAAAAATTGCGCTTTCAAATGCAACTACTTCCTATGATGGAACATCTTGTCCATCTGCAGCTCTTATTGATTTTATCGGATTTGGGTCTTCAGCAAATTGCAGTGAAACTAGCCCAGGACCACTTCATACTAATACCACTGCAACTGTAAGAATTAATGGTGGTTGTACAGATACGAATAATAACGCGACAGATTTTACAGCGACGACGCCTTCTCCAAGAAATACATCTTCTTCAACTTATACATGTACTGTTAGTTCTTCAGTTGAGACCATCTGTAGTGGTACTGCACCAAGTACTATCACTGTAAGCTCTGCTTCAGGAAGTACAGGTTCTTATACCTATCAATGGTATCGTTTTGATGGTATTACTACTGCTCCAACCGGTTCTGTTATTCCGGAAACATGGACGCTTGTAGGTTCGGGCGCTTCTTTTAGCCCTGTTGCATTAACTCAAGATGCTACTTTTGCTTGTTTTGTAACTCCGCAAGATTGTGCCGGTGCATGGTCTAATGGGCAAAGACAAGTAACAGTCAATGCGCTTCCAACAGCTTCTATTGTTGAAACAGATGCATCAGGAGTTGCTAATAATGATAGTACAGTTTGTTCAGGTGACTCTGCAACCTTAACTGCTAGCGGAGGAACTTCTTATTCTTGGAATACTAATCCGATACAGACTACCGCTGCCATTGTGGTTTCTCCAACTGCTGAGACAGCTTATACTGTCACGGTTACCAATGCTAATGGTTGTTCAGCTTCAGCTCAGGCAACAATAATGATTACACCTCTAACAACTCCAACGGTTTCGTTAGTAAGCAGTGATGCTGATAATACGTTTGCTTATGGCACAAGTGTTACTTTCACGGCCAATGCCGGAAATTTAGGTGGCGGCACTGCGAGTTATGATTTCAAGGTAAATGGTGTATCGGTTCAAGACGGTGCTTCTAATACTTATACTGTTAGTACAGCCAATGAGAATAACTTGGCCAATGGTGATCAGGTTAGTGTTAGTATCACAGTAACGGGAGGCACTTGTTTATCGACACTAACCGTCGATAGTAATGTTATAGCCAATACCGTAACAGGTGCTTATTTTACCAATATCACTAATTATTGTGGTCAGACCTTACTGGCAGTTGGTTCAAGAATAAAATGTTCTGTACCAAGTGGCGTTGTAGGTGTTTTAGGTTATCGATTTAAAGTGACCAATAATGTTACGGCTATGTCTACTACAGTAGATAGCAATGTTGCCAGTTTTAATATGGGCATGATTAACAGTAGTGTTTTTGCTTACGGAACAAGTTATAATGTTCAAGTAGCTGCTATCGTTAATGGCGTTTTACAGCCTTATAGCAGTGGCGTATGTGTTATTACTACTCCAAGTGTTCCATCGAATCAAGTAACTTCATTATGTGGTCAGACTTTAGAGTCTTTGAATACAAGAATTTATGCTTCTACAGTTTCAGGTTCTGTACTTTACAGATGGAGAGTTGCTTTGTCTACAGCACCAACGACTTATTTCACACTTACTACAACTTCATCAAGTTTTAGATTGACCAATGTACCTAATTTGAATGTTACTTTTGGTAAGACTTATTTGGTAGAAGTTCAATCGGATGTTGTTATCAATGGGGTATCATTTACCTCAGATTATAGCACAGTTTGTAATGTAAGTACACCGGCGGCTTCTACTATCAGCGTTTCAGCTAATCAGTGTGGTCAGACTTTGACGACTATCTTGGATAGAATTTATGTTAACTCAGTACCGAATGCTGTGAATTATACCTACCGTGTACAGAAAGTTGGTAGTGCACAAGCTTATGATTTCAAGACTAGTTTCACGAGTTTCCGTTTGAATAATTTCCCATCATTGTCATTGACTTATGATTCTGAGTATAATGTTTCGGTAATGGTAGAAATCCTTATCGATGGCGTTTATTATGAATCAGAATTTAGTACGCCATGTATCATCAGTACACCGCCATTCCCAACGGTAGGTCTTCAGTCTTCACAATGTAGTGATGGAAATGAGCAGACTCCTGGTCCTTACCAAGTACAATCAAATTCAGAACTTATTTACAGTGAGTTTGTGTCGGGTGCTTCTTATGAGTTCTTATTACAACAATTAGTGAATGGAGTACCAACAGGAACACCATTAAGCACTACACGTTCCGGAAACTACTTTACTTTGGATATGATTGACGGCGAGTTAGCAGATACGGATTATGTGGTTTATGTGAAATTGCTTCACTATGGCGAAGGTCCTGTGGGTAAAGATTGTATTATCAGAACACCATCTGTAGCTACTAAAATGGTTGTTACATCAGCGTTTGCTGCTAAAGCTTATCCAAACCCATTTGCAAACAACTTCTTGATTGATTTGACCACAGAGAGTCAATCATCAGTAAGTATCAAGGTTTATGATATGGTTGGAAGAGTTGTAGATCAAAGAAGCGTTGCTGTTTCGGATATGAAAAGTATGACTATTGGTGAGCAATACCCAAGTGGCGTTTACAATGTTATTATTACACAAGGTGAAGAAGTGAAAACCCTTCGAGTGATTAAACGATAA
- the pseB gene encoding UDP-N-acetylglucosamine 4,6-dehydratase (inverting) yields MFLKDKTLLITGGTGSLGKALTSHILHKHPEIKKLIIYSRDEQKQFEMAQDYPSQSYPQIRFFIGDVRDRERLMRAFKGVDYVIHAAAMKHVPIAEYNPDECVKTNIGGADNVIHASLETTVERVVALSTDKACAPINLYGATKLTSDKLFVAANNIKGHNPIRFSVVRYGNVMGSNGSVIPFFIKKRKEGILPITDPEMTRFNISLQGGVDMVMHALEHAWGGELFVPKIPSYKILDVAEAIGPECKKEVVGIRPGEKVHEEMITASDSFNTYDLGKYYAILPSRPNWSVENFVNTLDAVKVPVGFTYNSGENTEWETVDSMRALIKEHVDSNFVL; encoded by the coding sequence ATGTTTCTAAAAGACAAAACGTTATTAATCACCGGTGGTACAGGATCACTTGGTAAAGCACTTACTTCACATATACTTCATAAGCATCCTGAAATAAAGAAGCTAATCATTTACTCTAGAGATGAGCAAAAGCAATTTGAGATGGCGCAAGACTATCCTTCACAAAGCTATCCTCAAATTCGGTTTTTTATTGGGGATGTTCGCGATAGAGAGCGATTAATGCGTGCTTTTAAAGGAGTTGATTATGTAATTCATGCCGCTGCAATGAAGCATGTGCCTATTGCAGAGTATAATCCGGATGAGTGTGTGAAAACAAATATTGGTGGTGCTGATAACGTAATTCACGCTTCATTAGAGACTACTGTTGAACGCGTTGTAGCCTTGTCAACAGACAAAGCTTGCGCTCCAATAAATTTATATGGTGCCACCAAGTTAACGTCGGATAAATTATTTGTTGCTGCTAATAATATTAAAGGCCATAACCCAATTCGATTTTCGGTAGTTCGCTACGGGAATGTGATGGGTTCAAACGGTTCGGTTATTCCTTTTTTTATTAAGAAGAGAAAAGAAGGCATATTGCCTATTACTGACCCTGAAATGACAAGATTTAATATCTCTTTGCAAGGCGGTGTTGATATGGTTATGCATGCTTTAGAACATGCTTGGGGCGGTGAACTTTTTGTGCCAAAAATACCTTCCTATAAAATATTAGATGTAGCGGAAGCTATAGGACCAGAATGCAAAAAAGAAGTGGTCGGAATTCGTCCGGGAGAAAAGGTTCATGAAGAAATGATTACGGCTTCTGATTCTTTTAATACCTACGATTTAGGAAAATACTACGCCATTTTGCCTTCCAGACCTAATTGGTCAGTGGAGAACTTTGTCAATACCTTAGATGCAGTAAAAGTGCCGGTAGGTTTTACTTATAATTCAGGAGAGAATACTGAATGGGAAACGGTAGACAGCATGAGGGCTTTGATAAAGGAACATGTTGATTCCAATTTTGTGCTATGA
- the pseC gene encoding UDP-4-amino-4,6-dideoxy-N-acetyl-beta-L-altrosamine transaminase: MRKAIPYGRQNITSEDLATVVETLQSDYLTQGPMIASFEEAFAKYIGSKYAVAVANGTAALHLCTLALEVKPGQKVITTPITFAASANCVRYCGGEVVFADIDPETYLLDYQSVEKLLEASPSGTYQGIIPVDFAGRAVDLEKFKALADKYNLWIVEDSCHSPGGYFIDSNGNHQNCGNGNFADLAIFSFHPVKHIASGEGGMVTTNDEKLYKKLLMLRTHGIVKSEDLYTNSIEFAGGDNNYPGWYMEMQELGFNYRLTDFQAALGLSQLKRANEGIVRRRNIAQKYEEAFKGKSFIKGQSGVVEGHAYHLYILEVADRLGLYNYLRTQNIFAQIHYIPCHLMPYYRQMGWKDGDMPKAENYYKHCISLPMYPTLTEEEQQFVIDKVVSFYNKEI, encoded by the coding sequence ATGAGAAAAGCGATCCCCTATGGAAGACAAAATATTACTTCGGAAGATTTAGCGACTGTCGTTGAAACTTTACAGTCAGACTACCTTACCCAAGGGCCAATGATTGCCTCTTTTGAAGAAGCTTTTGCAAAATATATAGGCAGTAAATACGCCGTGGCTGTTGCCAATGGAACTGCTGCACTTCATTTGTGCACTTTAGCGTTAGAAGTTAAACCCGGGCAAAAAGTAATCACAACACCTATCACTTTTGCTGCTTCTGCCAATTGTGTTCGGTATTGTGGCGGCGAGGTAGTTTTTGCAGATATTGATCCGGAAACCTATCTCTTGGATTATCAATCAGTTGAGAAATTACTCGAAGCGTCTCCATCAGGAACCTATCAAGGTATTATTCCGGTTGATTTTGCCGGAAGAGCCGTCGACTTAGAAAAATTTAAAGCGTTAGCCGATAAATACAACCTATGGATAGTGGAAGATTCTTGCCATTCACCCGGTGGTTATTTTATTGATAGCAATGGAAATCACCAAAATTGTGGCAACGGAAATTTTGCCGATTTAGCCATATTTTCTTTTCATCCAGTCAAGCACATCGCTTCGGGTGAAGGTGGAATGGTTACCACTAACGATGAAAAGTTATATAAAAAATTGTTGATGTTAAGAACGCATGGCATAGTAAAATCGGAAGATTTATATACTAATTCCATAGAGTTCGCTGGTGGTGATAATAATTATCCCGGTTGGTATATGGAAATGCAGGAGTTAGGTTTTAACTATAGATTAACCGATTTTCAAGCTGCTTTAGGCTTAAGCCAATTAAAAAGAGCCAACGAAGGAATCGTCAGAAGAAGAAATATTGCTCAAAAATATGAAGAAGCCTTTAAAGGTAAATCATTTATAAAAGGTCAATCCGGAGTTGTTGAAGGACATGCTTATCATTTGTATATCCTAGAAGTAGCCGATAGACTAGGTCTCTATAATTATTTGAGAACTCAAAATATTTTTGCCCAAATACATTATATTCCTTGTCATTTAATGCCTTATTACAGACAAATGGGATGGAAAGATGGTGACATGCCCAAGGCGGAAAACTATTATAAACACTGTATCAGTTTGCCGATGTATCCAACATTGACAGAGGAAGAACAACAGTTTGTAATTGATAAAGTCGTTAGCTTTTACAATAAAGAAATATGA
- a CDS encoding CatB-related O-acetyltransferase, translating into MKNIAVFGACREGLEVYRNLYSSSLINHQEVTFVFIDNDSRLSSSTYEGVKVLSPYEADLSLFDLIVVGIIAFERVKEQLISLNAAPDKIKRYYSEAYYSDQSRRVGMASIGKYSYFKPSTVLYNVEIGNYCHIGADCRLGLIGHDVSRLTTYPFEYQFGKSKESFDCSKDKTIDLKKQNVLKIGHDVYIGEGVTIMSGIEIGIGAVIGSKSVVTKDVPPFTVVAGTPAKILSERLTPSERTALLESKWWEFDKEEAFAILNKIVNT; encoded by the coding sequence ATGAAAAACATAGCTGTTTTTGGAGCCTGTAGAGAAGGATTGGAAGTTTACCGAAACTTGTATTCTTCATCATTAATTAACCATCAAGAAGTAACTTTTGTTTTTATTGATAATGATAGCAGATTGAGTAGTTCCACTTACGAAGGTGTTAAAGTATTGAGTCCTTATGAAGCAGATCTTTCGCTTTTTGATTTGATTGTAGTAGGTATTATAGCTTTTGAAAGGGTTAAAGAACAATTAATTTCCTTAAATGCAGCTCCTGATAAGATTAAGAGATACTATTCAGAAGCTTACTATAGTGATCAGTCTAGAAGAGTTGGGATGGCAAGCATTGGGAAATATTCCTATTTTAAACCCAGCACCGTTTTATATAATGTTGAGATTGGGAATTATTGCCATATCGGTGCAGATTGCAGACTTGGACTTATCGGACACGATGTGAGTAGGTTAACCACTTATCCTTTTGAATATCAATTTGGCAAAAGCAAAGAAAGTTTTGATTGTTCAAAAGACAAAACGATAGATTTAAAAAAGCAAAATGTTTTAAAAATTGGGCACGACGTTTATATAGGTGAAGGCGTTACCATTATGTCTGGCATCGAGATTGGCATTGGTGCAGTAATAGGAAGTAAATCGGTTGTGACCAAAGACGTTCCTCCATTTACCGTTGTTGCCGGTACACCGGCTAAAATTCTTTCTGAAAGACTTACCCCTTCAGAAAGGACTGCTTTGTTAGAAAGCAAATGGTGGGAATTCGATAAAGAAGAGGCTTTCGCCATTTTAAATAAAATTGTAAATACCTAA